From candidate division TA06 bacterium, the proteins below share one genomic window:
- a CDS encoding ArsR family transcriptional regulator, whose translation MEQTLSMFKALSDRTRLRIVNLLLEGELCVCEVMQILGATQSKSSRHLTYLKNAGLVKHKRKRLWIYYSLTSPRNAVHRQLLKAVRLSRNQNSLLRADLKKLVRASKTHAC comes from the coding sequence TTGGAACAGACCCTCTCTATGTTCAAGGCCCTCTCAGACAGGACAAGGCTGAGGATAGTCAACCTTCTGCTCGAAGGAGAGTTATGCGTCTGTGAGGTGATGCAGATCCTGGGTGCGACTCAATCAAAGTCTTCAAGACACCTTACATATCTTAAGAATGCCGGCCTGGTGAAACACAAACGTAAGCGGCTCTGGATCTACTACTCCCTCACGAGTCCAAGGAATGCCGTCCACAGGCAATTGCTCAAGGCGGTGAGGCTTTCCCGAAACCAGAACAGTCTACTTAGAGCTGATCTCAAGAAACTCGTTAGAGCCTCTAAGACGCACGCGTGCTGA
- a CDS encoding thioredoxin family protein codes for MSSKVKMLWVGNGQVGLVGLDEVLEQTKAKALTGEAIKQFLLNETRKRNYVPESAEDEYAEALMREYRRYCGESVDEVPPGVLFVEVLGPGCPECDHMELEVKNVLSDLGIGGHVEHVRDREKMKKYKVFGGPGLVINGKLKAAGRVPSRKELEKWLKEAEVK; via the coding sequence GTGTCCAGCAAAGTGAAGATGCTGTGGGTTGGAAATGGCCAGGTGGGACTCGTCGGTCTGGACGAGGTCCTTGAACAAACCAAGGCAAAAGCTCTGACGGGAGAGGCTATCAAACAATTTCTTCTCAACGAGACAAGAAAAAGAAACTATGTGCCGGAATCCGCCGAAGACGAATACGCCGAGGCCCTCATGCGAGAATACCGGCGATATTGCGGCGAAAGTGTGGATGAAGTGCCTCCTGGCGTCCTTTTTGTAGAAGTGTTGGGCCCAGGCTGTCCGGAATGTGACCATATGGAGCTAGAGGTCAAAAATGTCCTTTCAGACCTGGGCATAGGCGGACACGTTGAACATGTGAGAGATAGGGAGAAGATGAAGAAGTACAAGGTTTTTGGCGGGCCAGGATTGGTGATAAACGGCAAATTGAAGGCCGCGGGCAGGGTTCCGAGCCGTAAGGAACTCGAGAAATGGTTGAAAGAAGCGGAAGTCAAGTAG
- a CDS encoding permease: MREYWKFILIVLVFLAAYLMPLASSRFHSAIYEALVMVQEYAREHVLFCLVPAFFIAGAIAVFVSQAAVIKYFGAKAKKWLSYSVASVSGAILAVCSCTVLPLFAGIYKRGAGIGPATAFLYSGPAINVLAIILTARVLGWQLGLARAVGAVFFAVVIGLLMALIFRKEDRERSATGFDQDEETRQSPIQSLIYFLTLVLILIFAAWARPKEPAGLWWGVYRIHWYLVAALLVALGFELVRWFRKAELRQWVDSTWGFSKQILPLLFAGVLVAGFLMGMPGSDRGIIPSRYITTLVGGNSLLSNFTASVIGALMYFATLTEVPILQGLLGSGMGYGPALALLLAGPALSLPNMFVIRSVLGSKKTLVYILLVVIMATITGLIFGSMMEGGAKIWPG; the protein is encoded by the coding sequence ATGCGTGAATACTGGAAATTTATCCTGATCGTTCTTGTATTTCTTGCGGCCTATCTCATGCCGCTGGCCAGTTCCCGATTCCACAGTGCAATATATGAGGCGTTGGTGATGGTTCAGGAGTATGCTCGGGAGCATGTGCTCTTCTGCCTTGTCCCAGCCTTTTTCATAGCTGGCGCGATAGCGGTTTTTGTTTCGCAAGCGGCTGTTATCAAGTACTTTGGCGCTAAAGCGAAGAAATGGTTATCCTATAGTGTGGCGTCTGTGTCTGGAGCGATTCTTGCGGTCTGCTCTTGCACCGTCTTGCCTCTTTTTGCGGGGATATACAAGAGGGGAGCAGGCATCGGACCTGCTACCGCCTTCCTGTATTCCGGCCCTGCGATAAATGTCCTTGCCATTATCTTGACGGCACGGGTTCTCGGGTGGCAGCTTGGCCTGGCCAGAGCGGTAGGGGCTGTTTTTTTCGCGGTCGTGATTGGGTTACTTATGGCGCTCATATTCAGAAAGGAAGACCGTGAAAGAAGTGCGACTGGTTTTGACCAGGACGAGGAAACAAGGCAGAGTCCCATTCAGAGCCTGATCTATTTCCTGACTCTGGTCTTGATACTCATCTTTGCCGCATGGGCCAGGCCGAAGGAGCCTGCCGGGCTCTGGTGGGGGGTCTACCGTATCCACTGGTATCTCGTGGCGGCCCTGCTTGTGGCTCTTGGTTTTGAACTTGTGAGGTGGTTTAGGAAAGCTGAACTCCGGCAGTGGGTGGATTCCACATGGGGTTTCTCTAAACAGATACTCCCTCTTCTTTTTGCTGGCGTGCTTGTAGCAGGTTTCCTGATGGGAATGCCAGGTTCTGACAGAGGTATTATCCCTTCACGCTACATCACAACCCTAGTTGGTGGAAACTCGTTGTTGTCGAATTTCACAGCCTCAGTGATCGGGGCCCTTATGTACTTCGCTACTCTCACTGAGGTGCCGATCCTTCAGGGACTGCTGGGCAGCGGGATGGGTTATGGGCCGGCACTGGCTCTTCTCCTCGCGGGACCGGCACTGAGCCTTCCCAACATGTTTGTCATACGTAGTGTTCTTGGGTCGAAAAAGACGCTTGTATACATACTACTGGTGGTAATTATGGCCACAATCACGGGTCTTATCTTTGGGTCCATGATGGAAGGGGGGGCAAAAATATGGCCTGGTTAG
- a CDS encoding metalloregulator ArsR/SmtB family transcription factor, translating to MRICAYKHKGGGVEKTLRLFKALSGETRLRVVRLLQHRDNLCVCEIMQALDISQTRASRNLGILKEAGLVSSRRAGLWVEYYLDKNGMGANAKALLKVLSGWADKSGVLKKDRKRLATSCRVGPKAVGRCR from the coding sequence ATGCGGATATGCGCATATAAGCATAAAGGAGGAGGCGTGGAAAAGACTCTGAGACTCTTCAAAGCCCTCTCGGGCGAGACCCGTTTGAGGGTTGTCAGGCTGCTTCAGCACAGGGACAACCTCTGCGTGTGTGAGATAATGCAGGCGCTCGACATATCCCAGACCAGGGCATCCAGGAATTTGGGCATATTGAAGGAGGCAGGCCTGGTGTCGAGCAGGAGAGCGGGTTTGTGGGTTGAGTATTACTTGGACAAAAACGGGATGGGCGCAAATGCAAAAGCTCTGCTCAAGGTTCTGTCCGGCTGGGCCGATAAATCAGGCGTGCTCAAGAAAGACCGAAAGAGGTTGGCAACCTCATGTCGAGTCGGTCCAAAGGCAGTAGGAAGATGCAGGTGA
- a CDS encoding thioredoxin translates to MRKSLLFKERTLANGGRSRLATIVLCLVGLALVLFCVLSCDRVGEQGSNPEGTETEPVQTGAKSEKAKVTFIELGSVRCIPCKRMQPIMKEIEEEYRGQVRVIFCDVWTNEGRPYASKYRIRVIPTQVFLDKDGKEYFRHEGFFPKGDLVEVLKRQGVK, encoded by the coding sequence ATGAGAAAATCTCTTCTATTCAAAGAACGTACCCTGGCTAATGGGGGACGCTCCAGACTGGCAACAATAGTCTTGTGTCTTGTGGGGCTGGCTCTCGTGCTTTTCTGTGTTTTGAGTTGTGATAGAGTGGGTGAACAGGGTAGTAATCCAGAAGGAACCGAAACAGAGCCAGTACAAACGGGAGCCAAGAGTGAAAAAGCAAAGGTGACTTTTATTGAGCTCGGTTCGGTCAGATGTATCCCCTGCAAGCGAATGCAGCCTATCATGAAGGAAATCGAGGAAGAATATAGAGGTCAGGTGAGGGTTATCTTTTGTGATGTGTGGACAAATGAGGGACGGCCTTACGCCAGCAAATATCGGATAAGAGTGATTCCGACGCAGGTCTTTCTTGACAAGGATGGGAAGGAATACTTCAGGCACGAAGGGTTCTTTCCTAAGGGGGACCTTGTGGAAGTGTTGAAGCGACAGGGGGTGAAGTAG
- a CDS encoding ferredoxin family protein, whose amino-acid sequence MAWLVGYPRDKIDWYPAIDSEKCVQCGVCMNCGKKVYDWTDKGAVVARPYQCVVGCSTCANLCQGEAISFPNIEGIREIYRRERIWKKIKKHLTAQGKLEVKERQQNNGE is encoded by the coding sequence ATGGCCTGGTTAGTGGGTTATCCCAGGGACAAGATAGATTGGTATCCCGCAATTGATTCAGAAAAGTGTGTTCAATGTGGGGTGTGTATGAATTGCGGCAAGAAAGTATACGACTGGACCGATAAGGGGGCTGTTGTCGCGCGACCATACCAATGCGTGGTAGGATGCTCGACCTGCGCAAATCTATGCCAGGGAGAGGCCATTTCTTTTCCGAACATAGAAGGGATACGGGAGATCTATAGAAGAGAGCGCATCTGGAAAAAGATCAAGAAGCATTTAACTGCACAGGGCAAACTGGAAGTCAAAGAAAGACAGCAGAATAACGGGGAATAA